A single window of Solanum dulcamara chromosome 5, daSolDulc1.2, whole genome shotgun sequence DNA harbors:
- the LOC129889420 gene encoding 60S ribosomal protein L37, which translates to MGKGTGSFGKRRNKTHTLCVRCGRRSFHIQKSRCSACAYPAARLRKYNWSVKALRRKTTGTGRMRYLRNVPRRFKTNFREGTEAAPRKKGTAAAS; encoded by the exons ATG GGAAAAGGAACAGGCAGTTTCGGTAAGAGGAGGAACAAGACACACACACTGTGTGTTAGATGTGGTCGTCGTAGCTTCCATATCCAGAAGAGTCGTTGTTCAGCTTGTGCTTACCCTGCTGCTCGTCTCAGAAAAT ATAACTGGAGCGTCAAGGCACTTAGAAGAAAGACTACTGGAACTGGTCGGATGAGGTACCTCCGCAATGTACCCCGCAGGTTTAAGACGAACTTCAGAGAAG GAACTGAGGCAGCTCCAAGGAAGAAGGGCACTGCCGCGGCCTCTTAA
- the LOC129889422 gene encoding benzaldehyde dehydrogenase, mitochondrial-like translates to MAVRMITSCLSRSLSSSFALLFQGRNSRVATTAALRYTTAASIAQDPIKPSVSVEYTKLFINGQFVDSTSGKTFPTLDPRTGEVIAHVAEGDVEDINRAVIAARNAFDEGPWPKMSAYERSKILLRIADLIEKHNDGIATLETWDSGKLYQQVATIEIPMIVRVLRYYAGWADKIHGLTVPADGPYHVQTFHEPIGVVGQIIPWNFPLLMFAWKIGPALACGNTIVLKTAEQTPLSALYVSKLLQEAGLPEGVLNVISGYGPTAGAALCSHMDVDKLAFTGSTDTAKTIMSLAASSNLKPVTLELGGKSPFIVCEDADVDQAVELAHFALFFNQGQCCCAGSRTFVHESIYDEFVEKAKARALKRTVGDPFKSGNEQGPQIDSEQFEKVLKYIRSGIESGATLETGGDTLGTQGYYIKPTVFSNVEDDMLIATDEIFGPVQSILKYKDLDEVIRRANATKYGLAAGVFTKNIDAANTLMRGLRVGTIWINCFDIFDAAIPFGGYKMSGQGREKGVYSLNQYLQVKAVVASLKNPAWI, encoded by the exons ATGGCAGTTCGAATGATAACATCTTGTCTTTCTCGCTCGTTATCCTCCTCTTTTGCTCTCCTATTCCAAG GAAGAAACTCACGTGTGGCCACAACAGCAGCTCTTCGATACACCACAGCAGCTTCTATTGCTCAGGACCCTATCAAACCTAGTGTCAGTGTAGAGTATACTAAACTTTTTATCAATGGACAATTTGTTGATTCTACATCAG gtaaaACATTTCCAACGCTTGACCCCAGAACAGGAGAGGTGATTGCACATGTTGCTGAGGGTGATGTAGAAGATATTAATCGAGCAGTAATTGCTGCTCGTAACGCTTTTGATGAAGGACCGTGGCCTAAAATGAGTGCTTAT GAAAGATCAAAGATATTGTTGCGCATTGCTGATTTGATTGAAAAACATAACGATGGAATTGCAACACTTGAGACTTGGGACAGTGGGAAGCTATATCAACAAGTTGCTACCATTGAAATACCAATGATTGTACGTGTACTGCGTTATTATGCTG GTTGGGCAGATAAAATTCATGGTTTGACTGTTCCTGCTGATGGACCATATCATGTTCAGACTTTCCATGAGCCAATTGGGGTTGTTGGTCAGATTATCCCATGGAACTTTCCTCTTCTAATGTTTGCTTGGAAGATTGGACCTGCTTTAGCTTGTGGCAATACTATTGTGTTAAAGACAGCGGAGCAGACCCCCTTATCTGCTCTCTATGTATCGAAACTATTGCAGGAG GCTGGCCTACCTGAAGGTGTTTTGAATGTCATTTCTGGTTATGGTCCTACAGCTGGTGCTGCTCTTTGTAGTCATATGGATGTAGACAAG CTTGCTTTTACTGGATCAACAGATACAGCAAAAACTATAATGTCATTGGCTGCTAGCAGCAATCTTAAACCTGTCACTTTGGAACTTGGAGGGAAATCCCCTTTCATTGTTTGTGAGGATGCTGATGTTGATCAAGCTGTTGAGCTAGCTCACTTTGCTTTGTTCTTTAATCAG GGACAATGTTGTTGTGCTGGATCTCGGACATTTGTTCACGAGAGTATTTATGATGAATTTGTTGAAAAAGCCAAGGCACGTGCATTGAAACGCACAGTTGGTGATCCATTTAAATCAGGCAATGAACAAGGTCCTCAG ATTGATTCAGAACAATTTGAAAAGGTGCTGAAGTATATTAGATCTGGAATTGAAAGTGGAGCTACACTTGAAACTGGAGGTGATACACTCGGTACACAGGGCTACTATATTAAACCCACGGTTTTCTCCAACGTTGAG GACGATATGCTGATTGCAACGGATGAGATCTTTGGTCCAGTGCAGTCAATCTTGAAATATAA GGATCTTGATGAAGTGATACGAAGAGCTAATGCCACCAAATATGGTCTAGCTGCTGGAGTTTTTACGAAGAACATAGACGCAGCAAACACATTGATGCGAGGATTGAGAGTTGGAACCATATGGATTAACTGCTTTGATATCTTTGATGCTGCAATTCCTTTTGGTGGCTATAAGATGAGTGGGCAGGGAAGAGAAAAGGGAGTATACAGTCTGAATCAATACTTGCAAGTGAAGGCTGTTGTCGCCTCATTGAAGAATCCAGCTTGGATTTAG
- the LOC129889421 gene encoding GTP-binding protein At2g22870, with the protein MFITHLPKIHSHFSIFYSTPKIIITSALLSKSKTTPVSHFSSVTAAANTLLQTPELLQTKNLEIEDVQEKPHVEISVEKLFFPPDTDVSSGSRPLSSRILKGSNIVLSKYAGNAQVEQAEFVKSSVNTEDCPSDGLPEFALVGRSNVGKSSLLNSLVRRKKLALTSKKPGKTQCINHFRINDSWHLVDLPGYGYAAAPHEVRTDWAKFTKDYFINRPTLVSVFLLIDASIPVKKIDLNYASWLGENKIPMTIVFTKCDKRKKKKNGGKRPEENLQDFLELIQKFFQTAPPWIMTSSVTNQGRDEILLHMSQLRNYWLKH; encoded by the exons ATGTTTATCACTCATCTTCCAAAGATCCATTCCCACTTCTCCATTTTCTACTCAACACCCAAGATTATCATCACCTCTGCACTTTTATCCAAATCCAAAACAACCCCAGTTTCCCATTTTTCATCTGTCACAGCAGCCGCCAACACACTTCTCCAAACACCAGAGTTATTACAAACCAAGAATTTGGAAATTGAAGATGTTCAAGAAAAACCCCATGTAGAAATTTCTGTTGAAAAGCTATTTTTTCCACCTGATACTGATGTTTCTTCTGGTTCAAGGCCTTTGAGTAGTAGGATTTTAAAAGGGTCAAACATTGTGCTTAGTAAGTATGCTGGGAATGCTCAAGTGGAGCAAGCTGAGTTTGTGAAGAGTAGTGTGAATACTGAAGACTGTCCCTCTGATGGATTGCCTGAGTTTGCTCTTGTTGGGAGGTCTAATGTGGGCAAATCTTCTTTGCTCAACTCGCTTGTGAGGCGTAAAAAGCTTGCTCTTACTTCCAAGAAACCAG GAAAGACACAATGCATCAACCATTTCCGGATAAACGATAGCTGGCATCTTGTGGATTTACCAGGTTACGG GTATGCAGCTGCACCACATGAAGTACGAACAGATTGGGCTAAGTTCACCAAAGATTATTTCATTAACCGGCCAACCCTTGTCTCAGTCTTCCTCCTCATAGATGCTAGCATTCCTGTAAAAAAGATTGATCTTAACTATGCAAGTTGGCTGGGAGAGAATAAG ATCCCAATGACAATAGTTTTCACCAAGTGTGATAAgcggaaaaagaagaagaatggaGGAAAAAGGCCTGAAGAGAACTTGCAGGATTTTCTTGAGTTGATACAGAAGTTCTTCCAAACCGCACCACCTTGGATTATGACCAGTAGTGTCACCAACCAAGGCCGAGATGAGATACTGTTGCACATGTCTCAGCTGCGAAACTATTGGCTCAAGCATTGA